Proteins from a genomic interval of Oncorhynchus nerka isolate Pitt River linkage group LG13, Oner_Uvic_2.0, whole genome shotgun sequence:
- the LOC115118182 gene encoding jun dimerization protein 2-like isoform X2 translates to MVAGSNMMPGQILDPSLTAGSLPSLGPLAGISATTLTDQLKLAQDFRNLGAMLSPLHFLGRLGKRPLTAIKGEMDEDDERRRRRRDKNKVAAARCRNRKKERTDFLQRESERLEVVNTDLKSQIEELRMERQQLMVMLNLHRPTCIVRTDSVKTPESEANPLLEHLAAEKLTASK, encoded by the exons ATGGTGGCTGGGTCTAACATGATGCCCGGCCAGATCCTTGACCCCTCCCTGACGGCCGGCTCCTTGCCCAGCCTGGGCCCACTGGCGGGCATCTCTGCCACTACGCTCACCGACCAGCTCAAACTGGCGCAGGACTTCAGGAACCTGGGCGCCATGTTGTCACCACTGCATTTCCTGGGACGGCTGGGCAAGAGGCCGCTCACTGCTAtcaagggagag ATGGACGAGGACGATGAGcggaggagacggaggagagataAGAACAAAGTGGCAGCAGCACGATGTCGGAACAGGAAGAAGGAGAGAACGGACTTCCTCCAAAGG GAGTCGGAGCGTTTGGAGGTGGTGAACACTGACCTGAAGTCTCAGATTGAGGAGTTGAGGATGGAGAGACAGCAGTTAATGGTGATGCTCAACCTCCACCGCCCCACCTGCATCGTCCGCACCGACAGCGTCAAGACCCCCGAGAGCGAGGCCAACCCCCTGCTAGAACACCTGGCTGCCGAAAAGCTGACCGCATCCAAATGA